The following are encoded together in the Citrus sinensis cultivar Valencia sweet orange chromosome 1, DVS_A1.0, whole genome shotgun sequence genome:
- the LOC102626792 gene encoding GATA transcription factor 21 isoform X4, protein MAPMYLNPAQDHSDPFRLAEAQKRDHQRLQRIAGGGSSDLQSSMSQPKTMTNKLAIRRREVGEGSTSDNSSYTSSSSGESMSSKMRLANKIINSSSVSTGTHDESVKVAEKLLHEHDNIEVHYFTTNSSNSNNTVRICSDCNTTTTPLWRSGPRGPKSLCNACGIRQRKARKAMQAAAESGTTTAKDNSSFSKIKLQNNMEKKPRTSHVAQYKKVQCNTPDPDPPHHEYRSQRKLCFKDFALSLSSNSALKQVFPRDVEEAAILLMELSCGFSHT, encoded by the exons ATGGCTCCAATGTATTTGAACCCAGCACAGGACCACTCTGATCCTTTTCGACTTGCGGAGGCGCAAAAACGTGATCATCAACGTTTGCAG CGCATAGCTGGCGGTGGATCAAGCGATCTTCAATCTTCAATGTCTCAACCTAAGACGATGACCAATAAACTGGCCATACGTAGAAGGGAAGTGGGAGAAGGAAGCACAAGCGACAACAGTTCATatacatcatcatcatcaggcGAATCTATGTCCTCCAAAATGAGGCTAGCgaataaaataatcaactcATCATCGGTTAGCACAGGAACCCATGATGAATCAGTAAAAGTTGCAGAAAAGCTTCTGCATGAGCATGACAATATCGAAGTCCATTATTTTACTACGAACAGTAGTAACAGCAACAACACCGTTAGAATCTGCTCAGACTGCAACACGACCACAACACCCCTTTGGAGAAGCGGTCCTCGTGGTCCCAAG TCGCTGTGCAACGCTTGTGGCATTCGGCAGAGGAAGGCGAGAAAGGCTATGCAAGCAGCAGCTGAAAGTGGCACCACAACGGCCAAGGACAATTCTTCATTTTCGAAGATTAAGTTGCAAAACAATATGGAAAAGAAACCGCGGACGAGCCATGTGGCTCAGTACAAGAAAGTACAGTGCAACACTCCTGATCCTGATCCTCCTCACCATGAGTATCGGAGTCAAAGAAAGCTTTGTTTCAAAGATTTTGCTTTAAGTTTGAGCAGTAATTCTGCTCTTAAACAAGTGTTTCCACGGGATGTTGAAGAAGCTGCCATCCTGCTAATGGAACTTTCTTGTGGTTTTAGTCATACTTAG
- the LOC102626792 gene encoding putative GATA transcription factor 22 isoform X1 — translation MAPMYLNPAQDHSDPFRLAEAQKRDHQRLQVLHSSSHNRPAASVSRPIFLNSSTQDQGMIKLEGSQQHDQKIDQRIAGGGSSDLQSSMSQPKTMTNKLAIRRREVGEGSTSDNSSYTSSSSGESMSSKMRLANKIINSSSVSTGTHDESVKVAEKLLHEHDNIEVHYFTTNSSNSNNTVRICSDCNTTTTPLWRSGPRGPKSLCNACGIRQRKARKAMQAAAESGTTTAKDNSSFSKIKLQNNMEKKPRTSHVAQYKKVQCNTPDPDPPHHEYRSQRKLCFKDFALSLSSNSALKQVFPRDVEEAAILLMELSCGFSHT, via the exons ATGGCTCCAATGTATTTGAACCCAGCACAGGACCACTCTGATCCTTTTCGACTTGCGGAGGCGCAAAAACGTGATCATCAACGTTTGCAGGTATTACACTCTTCATCACATAATCGACCTGCTGCTTCTGTTTCTCGCCCTATTTTTCTTAACTCATCAACTCAAGATCAAGGAATGATCAAATTGGAAGGATCACAGCAACATGATCAAAAG ATTGATCAGCGCATAGCTGGCGGTGGATCAAGCGATCTTCAATCTTCAATGTCTCAACCTAAGACGATGACCAATAAACTGGCCATACGTAGAAGGGAAGTGGGAGAAGGAAGCACAAGCGACAACAGTTCATatacatcatcatcatcaggcGAATCTATGTCCTCCAAAATGAGGCTAGCgaataaaataatcaactcATCATCGGTTAGCACAGGAACCCATGATGAATCAGTAAAAGTTGCAGAAAAGCTTCTGCATGAGCATGACAATATCGAAGTCCATTATTTTACTACGAACAGTAGTAACAGCAACAACACCGTTAGAATCTGCTCAGACTGCAACACGACCACAACACCCCTTTGGAGAAGCGGTCCTCGTGGTCCCAAG TCGCTGTGCAACGCTTGTGGCATTCGGCAGAGGAAGGCGAGAAAGGCTATGCAAGCAGCAGCTGAAAGTGGCACCACAACGGCCAAGGACAATTCTTCATTTTCGAAGATTAAGTTGCAAAACAATATGGAAAAGAAACCGCGGACGAGCCATGTGGCTCAGTACAAGAAAGTACAGTGCAACACTCCTGATCCTGATCCTCCTCACCATGAGTATCGGAGTCAAAGAAAGCTTTGTTTCAAAGATTTTGCTTTAAGTTTGAGCAGTAATTCTGCTCTTAAACAAGTGTTTCCACGGGATGTTGAAGAAGCTGCCATCCTGCTAATGGAACTTTCTTGTGGTTTTAGTCATACTTAG
- the LOC102626300 gene encoding putative GATA transcription factor 22 isoform X2 produces the protein MTPVHLNPPHDSDPFQLAEEQKDDQHLHLLHSSSHNRAASSSVSWTNFQDQRMIIMEESQQHDQKVDHSGSSNLQVFSSSSIQTKKMNNITNNKLPIRKREVGEGTTSENGSSSSGKWMSSKIRLMHKMINSSSNSTATHELAVKVTQKLQYHQLHDNSEVNSFNSSNSNNTMRACSDCNTTTTPLWRSGPRGPKSLCNACGIRQRKARRAMQAAAAVETGTIAATGGSPFAKIKLQIKDKKPRTSHVSQNKKQYRILDPDPTHQYQSQRKLCFKDFAIALSKNSALKQVFPQDVEEAAILLMELSCGFIHS, from the exons ATGACTCCAGTGCATTTGAACCCACCGCATGACTCTGATCCTTTTCAACTTGCGGAGGAGCAAAAAGATGATCAACATTTGCACCTTTTACACTCTTCATCACATAATCGAgctgcttcttcttctgtATCTTGGACTAATTTTCAAGACCAAAGAATGATTATAATGGAAGAATCACAACAACACGATCAAAAG GTTGATCATAGTGGATCAAGCAATCTTCAAGtattttcatcttcttcaattcaaacaaagaagatgaataatataacaaataacaaacttCCCATTCGTAAAAGGGAAGTGGGAGAAGGAACTACAAGCGAAAACGGTTCATCATCATCGGGCAAATGGATGTCCTCCAAGATAAGGCTAATGCATAaaatgatcaactcatcatcgaATAGCACAGCAACCCATGAATTAGCAGTAAAAGTAACTCAAAAACTTCAATATCATCAGCTGCATGACAATAGCGAAGTCAATTCTTTTAATAGcagcaacagcaacaacaCCATGAGAGCCTGCTCAGATTGCAACACAACCACAACACCTCTTTGGAGAAGCGGTCCTCGTGGTCCCAAG TCGCTATGCAACGCGTGTGGTATTCGGCAGAGGAAGGCAAGAAGGGCTATGCAAGCAGCCGCAGCAGTTGAAACTGGCACGATTGCGGCTACCGGCGGTTCTCCATTTGCGAAGATTAAGTTGCAGATCAAGGATAAGAAACCGCGCACAAGTCATGTGTCTCAGAACAAGAAACAGTACAGGATTCTTGATCCTGATCCTACTCATCAGTACCAGAGCCAAAGAAAGCTTTGTTTCAAAGATTTTGCAATAGCTTTGAGCAAAAATTCGGCTCTTAAACAAGTGTTTCCGCAAGACGTGGAAGAGGCTGCTATCCTGCTAATGGAACTATCTTGTGGTTTTATCCACAGTTAG
- the LOC102626792 gene encoding putative GATA transcription factor 22 isoform X2, whose protein sequence is MAPMYLNPAQDHSDPFRLAEAQKRDHQRLQVLHSSSHNRPAASVSRPIFLNSSTQDQGMIKLEGSQQHDQKRIAGGGSSDLQSSMSQPKTMTNKLAIRRREVGEGSTSDNSSYTSSSSGESMSSKMRLANKIINSSSVSTGTHDESVKVAEKLLHEHDNIEVHYFTTNSSNSNNTVRICSDCNTTTTPLWRSGPRGPKSLCNACGIRQRKARKAMQAAAESGTTTAKDNSSFSKIKLQNNMEKKPRTSHVAQYKKVQCNTPDPDPPHHEYRSQRKLCFKDFALSLSSNSALKQVFPRDVEEAAILLMELSCGFSHT, encoded by the exons ATGGCTCCAATGTATTTGAACCCAGCACAGGACCACTCTGATCCTTTTCGACTTGCGGAGGCGCAAAAACGTGATCATCAACGTTTGCAGGTATTACACTCTTCATCACATAATCGACCTGCTGCTTCTGTTTCTCGCCCTATTTTTCTTAACTCATCAACTCAAGATCAAGGAATGATCAAATTGGAAGGATCACAGCAACATGATCAAAAG CGCATAGCTGGCGGTGGATCAAGCGATCTTCAATCTTCAATGTCTCAACCTAAGACGATGACCAATAAACTGGCCATACGTAGAAGGGAAGTGGGAGAAGGAAGCACAAGCGACAACAGTTCATatacatcatcatcatcaggcGAATCTATGTCCTCCAAAATGAGGCTAGCgaataaaataatcaactcATCATCGGTTAGCACAGGAACCCATGATGAATCAGTAAAAGTTGCAGAAAAGCTTCTGCATGAGCATGACAATATCGAAGTCCATTATTTTACTACGAACAGTAGTAACAGCAACAACACCGTTAGAATCTGCTCAGACTGCAACACGACCACAACACCCCTTTGGAGAAGCGGTCCTCGTGGTCCCAAG TCGCTGTGCAACGCTTGTGGCATTCGGCAGAGGAAGGCGAGAAAGGCTATGCAAGCAGCAGCTGAAAGTGGCACCACAACGGCCAAGGACAATTCTTCATTTTCGAAGATTAAGTTGCAAAACAATATGGAAAAGAAACCGCGGACGAGCCATGTGGCTCAGTACAAGAAAGTACAGTGCAACACTCCTGATCCTGATCCTCCTCACCATGAGTATCGGAGTCAAAGAAAGCTTTGTTTCAAAGATTTTGCTTTAAGTTTGAGCAGTAATTCTGCTCTTAAACAAGTGTTTCCACGGGATGTTGAAGAAGCTGCCATCCTGCTAATGGAACTTTCTTGTGGTTTTAGTCATACTTAG
- the LOC102627653 gene encoding glycine dehydrogenase (decarboxylating), mitochondrial: MERARRLASRAFLKRLVNESKQLSRNHRESKSSAAAAATYTPSRYLSSLSCAPFVCSNNSRSDLLQSRNMSHHNVNGYGIGSQTRGISVEALKPSDTFARRHNSATPEDQAKMSELVGLDNLDSLIDATVPKSIRIDSMKFSKFDEGLTESQMIEHMQKLASMNKVYKSFIGMGYYNTHVPPVILRNIMENPAWYTQYTPYQAEIAQGRLESLLNFQTMIADLTGLPMSNASLLDEGTAAAEAMAMCNNIQKGKKKTFIIASNCHPQTIDICITRADGFDIKVVVSDLKDIDYKSGDVCGVLVQYPGTEGEVLDYGDFIKNAHANGVKVVMATDLLALTILKPPGELGADIVVGSAQRFGVPMGYGGPHAAFLATSQEYKRMMPGRIVGVSIDSSGKPALRVAMQTREQHIRRDKATSNICTAQALLANMAAMYAVYHGPEGLKTIAQRVHGLAGTFALGLKKLGTVEVQGLPFFDTVKVKCADAHAIASAAYKIEMNLRVVDSNTVTASFDETTTLEDVDKLFIVFAGGKSVPFTAASLAEEVETAIPSGLTRESPYLTHPVFNKYHTEHELLRYIHLLQSKELSLCHSMIPLGSCTMKLNATTEMMPVTWPSFANIHPFAPADQAQGYQEMFNNLGEWLCTITGFDSFSLQPNAGAAGEYAGLMVIRAYHKARGDHHRNVCIIPVSAHGTNPATAAMCGMKIVSVGTDAKGNINIEELRKAAEANRDNLSTLMVTYPSTHGVYEEGIDEICKIIHDNGGQVYMDGANMNAQVGLTSPGYIGADVCHLNLHKTFCIPHGGGGPGMGPIGVKKHLAPFLPSHPVVSTGGIPAPEKSQPLGTIAAAPWGSALILPISYTYIAMMGSKGLTEASKIAILNANYMAKRLEKHYPILFRGVNGTVAHEFIVDLRGLKNTAGIEPEDVAKRLMDYGFHGPTMSWPVPGTLMIEPTESESKEELDRYCDALISIREEIAQIENGKADIHNNVLKGAPHPPSLLMGDTWTKPYSREYAAYPASWLRFAKFWPATGRVDNVYGDRNLICTLLPAAQVAEEQAAATA, from the exons ATGGAGCGTGCAAGGCGGCTGGCCAGCCGGGCATTTCTCAAACGCCTGGTTAATGAGTCCAAGCAGCTGTCCCGCAATCACCGTGAATCAAAATCATCAGCTGCCGCTGCTGCTACGTACACACCTTCAAGGTATCTCTCTTCATTGTCATGTGCACCATTTGTTTGCTCCAACAATTCAAGATCAGATTTGTTGCAATCTAGGAACATGTCTCATCATAATGTTAATGGTTATGGTATCGGGTCACAGACTCGAGGCATTTCTGTTGAGGCATTAAAACCAAGTGATACTTTTGCTCGTCGCCATAACTCTGCAACCCCAGAGGATCAAGCCAAAATGTCTGAGTTAGTTGGTCTTGATAATCTCGATTCACTTATTGATGCTACTGTGCCTAAATCTATCCGTATTGATTCAATGAAATTCTCTAAGTTTGATGAAGGGTTAACCGAGAGCCAAATGATTGAACATATGCAGAAACTAGCATCAATGAATAAGGTTTATAAGTCATTTATTGGCATGGGATACTATAACACTCATGTTCCCCCTGTGATTTTGAGGAACATTATGGAGAATCCAGCTTGGTACACTCAGTACACTCCATACCAGGCTGAGATTGCTCAAGGGAGACTTGAGTCTTTGCTTAATTTCCAGACCATGATTGCAGATCTTACTGGATTGCCTATGTCAAACGCCTCATTGCTTGATGAGGGAACTGCTGCTGCTGAGGCAATGGCTATGTGCAATAACATACAGAAGGGAAAGAAGAAGACTTTTATTATTGCTAGCAACTGCCACCCTCAGACAATTGATATTTGTATTACTAGAGCTGATGGTTTTGATATTAAAGTTGTTGTTTCGGATCTTAAGGATATTGATTACAAGTCAGGTGATGTTTGTGGGGTTTTGGTTCAGTATCCAGGTACTGAGGGTGAAGTTTTGGATTATGGGGATTTCATTAAGAATGCTCATGCTAATGGAGTTAAGGTTGTTATGGCAACGGATTTGTTGGCATTGACAATTTTGAAGCCTCCAGGTGAACTGGGGGCTGATATTGTTGTGGGCTCTGCTCAGAGGTTTGGTGTGCCAATGGGTTATGGAGGTCCTCATGCAGCATTTTTGGCTACCTCTCAAGAGTACAAGAGGATGATGCCAGGGAGGATTGTTGGTGTTAGTATTGATTCTTCAGGGAAGCCTGCCCTGCGTGTGGCAATGCAGACTAGGGAGCAGCATATCCGCAGGGACAAGGCTACCAGCAACATCTGCACCGCTCAA GCATTACTTGCAAACATGGCTGCTATGTATGCTGTTTATCACGGACCTGAAGGCCTTAAAACCATTGCTCAAAGAGTCCATGGACTAGCCGGGACTTTCGCCCTTGGGTTAAAAAAGCTGGGGACAGTGGAAGTCCAGGGGCTTCCCTTCTTTGACACTGTGAAGGTGAAGTGTGCGGATGCACATGCCATTGCCAGTGCTGCTTACAAGATTGAAATGAATCTTCGGGTTGTAGATTCCAACACC GTCACTGCTTCCTTTGATGAAACAACCACCTTGGAGGATGTTGATAAGCTTTTCATAGTTTTCGCTGGGGGCAAATCA GTTCCATTCACTGCTGCATCTCTGGCTGAAGAGGTTGAGACTGCAATTCCGTCTGGATTAACAAGGGAGAGTCCGTATCTGACACATCCTGTTTTTAACAA atACCACACAGAGCATGAATTGCTTAGATACATTCATCTGTTACAATCAAAGGAGCTCTCACTATGCCATAGTATGATTCCATTGGGATCTTGTACAATGAAATTGAATGCAACAACTGAAATGATGCCAGTGACATGGCCTAGCTTTGCTAACATACACCCTTTTGCCCCTGCTGACCAGGCTCAGGGTTATCAG GAAATGTTTAACAATCTGGGTGAGTGGCTGTGTACCATTACTGGCTTTGACTCTTTCTCTTTGCAACCAAATGCTGGTGCAGCTGGTGAGTATGCTGGGCTCATGGTTATCCGCGCTTATCATAAG GCAAGAGGAGACCATCACCGCAATGTGTGCATTATACCCGTGTCAGCCCATGGGACAAATCCTGCTACTGCTGCCATGTGTGGAATGAAGATTGTTTCTGTTGGAACTGATGCCAAGGGTAACATCAACATTGAAGAGTTAAGGAAGGCCGCAGAAGCTAATAGGGACAACCTATCAACCCTTATG GTAACGTACCCTTCAACTCATGGAGTTTATGAAGAAGGTATTGATGAGATATGCAAGATAATTCACGATAATGGAGGTCAAGTATATATGGACGGGGCTAACATGAATGCTCAG gtCGGTCTGACAAGCCCTGGTTACATTGGAGCTGATGTTTGCCATCTCAATCTCCACAAAACATTTTGCATTCCGCATGGAGGTGGTGGTCCTGGTATGGGCCCTATTGGTGTGAAGAAACACTTGGCACCCTTTCTGCCTTCACATCCTGTG GTATCCACAGGTGGTATTCCTGCCCCTGAAAAGTCTCAACCCCTGGGCACAATTGCAGCTGCACCCTGGGGCTCTGCACTTATCCTGCCAATATCATATACGTACATAGCTATGATGGGTTCTAAAGGACTCACTGAGGCTTCAAAGATAGCTATTCTGAATGCAAACTACATGGCAAAACGTTTGGAG AAACATTACCCCATCCTTTTCCGTGGTGTCAATGGAACAGTTGCTCATGAATTCATTGTGGACTTAAGAGGCTTGAAG AATACTGCCGGGATAGAGCCCGAAGATGTTGCCAAACGTCTTATGGATTATGGATTCCATGGACCAACAATGTCATGGCCTGTTCCAGGCACACTTATGATTGAACCAACTGAAAGTGAAAGCAAG GAAGAGTTGGACAGGTATTGTGATGCTCTCATctccatcagagaagaaattGCACAGATTGAAAATGGGAAGGCAGATATCCACAACAATGTCCTGAAG GGGGCGCCTCATCCACCATCTTTGCTCATGGGAGATACATGGACTAAACCATACTCTCGAGAATATGCAGCCTATCCTGCTTCCTGGCTCCGGTTTGCTAAGTTCTGGCCTGCTACAG GACGCGTTGACAATGTGTATGGTGACCGCAACCTCATCTGCACCCTTCTTCCAGCTGCACAAGTTGCTGAGGAGCAGGCTGCAGCCACTGCTTAG
- the LOC102626792 gene encoding GATA transcription factor 21 isoform X3, giving the protein MAPMYLNPAQDHSDPFRLAEAQKRDHQRLQIDQRIAGGGSSDLQSSMSQPKTMTNKLAIRRREVGEGSTSDNSSYTSSSSGESMSSKMRLANKIINSSSVSTGTHDESVKVAEKLLHEHDNIEVHYFTTNSSNSNNTVRICSDCNTTTTPLWRSGPRGPKSLCNACGIRQRKARKAMQAAAESGTTTAKDNSSFSKIKLQNNMEKKPRTSHVAQYKKVQCNTPDPDPPHHEYRSQRKLCFKDFALSLSSNSALKQVFPRDVEEAAILLMELSCGFSHT; this is encoded by the exons ATGGCTCCAATGTATTTGAACCCAGCACAGGACCACTCTGATCCTTTTCGACTTGCGGAGGCGCAAAAACGTGATCATCAACGTTTGCAG ATTGATCAGCGCATAGCTGGCGGTGGATCAAGCGATCTTCAATCTTCAATGTCTCAACCTAAGACGATGACCAATAAACTGGCCATACGTAGAAGGGAAGTGGGAGAAGGAAGCACAAGCGACAACAGTTCATatacatcatcatcatcaggcGAATCTATGTCCTCCAAAATGAGGCTAGCgaataaaataatcaactcATCATCGGTTAGCACAGGAACCCATGATGAATCAGTAAAAGTTGCAGAAAAGCTTCTGCATGAGCATGACAATATCGAAGTCCATTATTTTACTACGAACAGTAGTAACAGCAACAACACCGTTAGAATCTGCTCAGACTGCAACACGACCACAACACCCCTTTGGAGAAGCGGTCCTCGTGGTCCCAAG TCGCTGTGCAACGCTTGTGGCATTCGGCAGAGGAAGGCGAGAAAGGCTATGCAAGCAGCAGCTGAAAGTGGCACCACAACGGCCAAGGACAATTCTTCATTTTCGAAGATTAAGTTGCAAAACAATATGGAAAAGAAACCGCGGACGAGCCATGTGGCTCAGTACAAGAAAGTACAGTGCAACACTCCTGATCCTGATCCTCCTCACCATGAGTATCGGAGTCAAAGAAAGCTTTGTTTCAAAGATTTTGCTTTAAGTTTGAGCAGTAATTCTGCTCTTAAACAAGTGTTTCCACGGGATGTTGAAGAAGCTGCCATCCTGCTAATGGAACTTTCTTGTGGTTTTAGTCATACTTAG
- the LOC127901304 gene encoding galactose-binding lectin-like: MIFLLLLSVFLRGAFSSVPVDQPVSFTFSSFNPKSCSDGSLICIGAVTPSYGYLSLTSDPSPESPDQLPLNKVGRVLYSQPVTAWPAMISTTFTIRISPYPNTTDSVEGMTFVLTPDSSPSPPNSGFGNLGLTTSAMMVKCE, from the coding sequence atgattttcctACTACTCCTCTCAGTTTTTCTTCGCGGTGCTTTTTCATCAGTCCCTGTGGATCAACCTGTTAGCTTCACATTTTCCTCATTCAACCCAAAAAGTTGTAGCGATGGCAGCCTAATTTGCATTGGCGCAGTGACTCCAAGTTATGGCTACTTAAGCCTCACATCAGACCCTTCACCAGAATCGCCAGATCAGCTGCCGCTAAATAAGGTTGGACGGGTTTTATACAGCCAGCCTGTGACTGCATGGCCAGCTATGATTAGTACCACCTTCACCATTAGGATCTCACCCTACCCAAATACAACGGATTCGGTAGAAGGCATGACGTTTGTTCTTACACCCGATAGCAGCCCTTCACCACCAAACAGCGGCTTCGGAAATCTTGGACTGACTACATCGGCTATGATGGTCAAATGTgaataa
- the LOC102626300 gene encoding putative GATA transcription factor 22 isoform X1 codes for MTPVHLNPPHDSDPFQLAEEQKDDQHLHLLHSSSHNRAASSSVSWTNFQDQRMIIMEESQQHDQKARVDHSGSSNLQVFSSSSIQTKKMNNITNNKLPIRKREVGEGTTSENGSSSSGKWMSSKIRLMHKMINSSSNSTATHELAVKVTQKLQYHQLHDNSEVNSFNSSNSNNTMRACSDCNTTTTPLWRSGPRGPKSLCNACGIRQRKARRAMQAAAAVETGTIAATGGSPFAKIKLQIKDKKPRTSHVSQNKKQYRILDPDPTHQYQSQRKLCFKDFAIALSKNSALKQVFPQDVEEAAILLMELSCGFIHS; via the exons ATGACTCCAGTGCATTTGAACCCACCGCATGACTCTGATCCTTTTCAACTTGCGGAGGAGCAAAAAGATGATCAACATTTGCACCTTTTACACTCTTCATCACATAATCGAgctgcttcttcttctgtATCTTGGACTAATTTTCAAGACCAAAGAATGATTATAATGGAAGAATCACAACAACACGATCAAAAGGCAAGA GTTGATCATAGTGGATCAAGCAATCTTCAAGtattttcatcttcttcaattcaaacaaagaagatgaataatataacaaataacaaacttCCCATTCGTAAAAGGGAAGTGGGAGAAGGAACTACAAGCGAAAACGGTTCATCATCATCGGGCAAATGGATGTCCTCCAAGATAAGGCTAATGCATAaaatgatcaactcatcatcgaATAGCACAGCAACCCATGAATTAGCAGTAAAAGTAACTCAAAAACTTCAATATCATCAGCTGCATGACAATAGCGAAGTCAATTCTTTTAATAGcagcaacagcaacaacaCCATGAGAGCCTGCTCAGATTGCAACACAACCACAACACCTCTTTGGAGAAGCGGTCCTCGTGGTCCCAAG TCGCTATGCAACGCGTGTGGTATTCGGCAGAGGAAGGCAAGAAGGGCTATGCAAGCAGCCGCAGCAGTTGAAACTGGCACGATTGCGGCTACCGGCGGTTCTCCATTTGCGAAGATTAAGTTGCAGATCAAGGATAAGAAACCGCGCACAAGTCATGTGTCTCAGAACAAGAAACAGTACAGGATTCTTGATCCTGATCCTACTCATCAGTACCAGAGCCAAAGAAAGCTTTGTTTCAAAGATTTTGCAATAGCTTTGAGCAAAAATTCGGCTCTTAAACAAGTGTTTCCGCAAGACGTGGAAGAGGCTGCTATCCTGCTAATGGAACTATCTTGTGGTTTTATCCACAGTTAG